The DNA region TCGTGTAGAAGGGCGTACCGAAATTCCGCAGCGAATCGACCGAGAAGCCGAGGCCGTCGTCCTCGACGGCGCACCGCAGGCGCCGCTCGTCGGCCGCCAGGGAGACGGAGACCGTACCCCCCGCGCCCGCCGCCTCGATCGCGTTCACGATCAGGTTGAACAGCAACTGCCGGATCTGCTCCCGATCTCCGTGCAGGGTCCAATCGGGAGAGACGCCGGTGAAATGGATGATCTTCACCTCGCCGTGCGGGTGGCGCAGCAGACCGACGACCTCCGCGACCTCCGCGTCCAGGTCGATCAGGACATCGTTCCTGGCCGTCGGTCTCGCGTAGGCCAGGAAGCGGGTCAGTACGTCGTTCAAGCGTTGCGTCTCGGCCTTGATGATGTCGAGCAGCCAGCCCTGGGGATCCCCCCGGTGCGTGTCGTCGGCCACGATCTCCGCCGCGGCCTTGATCGAAGCCAGGGGGTTGCGGATCTCATGGGCGAGACCGGCCGAAAGTCTGCCCACGGACGCCAGCCGCGCCTGACGGATGAGCTGTCCCTCCATCAGGGACTTCTCGTCCAGGGTCGCCTCGAGCCGGTGCGCGGTGCGCGCCAGGGTCCGCAGCGTCCGGCTCTCACGCGAGACGAGGATTCCGCAGACAAGGCCGACCGACACGTACAGGATCATCTCCAGCCCCTTCTCGAGGGCGGGGCCGGGATCGTAGCCAACCCTGCCGAAGGCATGGGGGACGTAGATGACGCATGCGGCCAGGGACGTGATCAGTCCGGCCGGCCATCCGCCCCGGAAGGCGGCCAGGATGATCGGGAAGTAGTAGAGCCGCCGGTAGATCCCGTGGGCGGCGTGCAGGTGCATGGTCGTGGAGTAGTGCAACAGCGTCACGATCGCGACGAGCACGACGACGTATGTGTATCGTGTTCCCGGCAGATCCGGCAGACGCGTTCGGATCGTCACGACGACTCCGGAATCGATGTCGATGTCGTGGATGATCTGCATGGCTTGAAGATTATTCTCATCCCCGCTCTGACCTCCGCTTATTGCTTTCATCCCAACTGATTGGGAAACATGCGGGTTACACGATCTCCTCGCTTGTTCTGGGCAGAGCAGAAGCCAGAACCGTGCTCGGAAGCGCCCATTTGACCGAATCTCAGGACGCAGCGTGCGCTGGAATGCGAGCGTGACGCTGAAATCCACGTCTGGCCCGGTTTTGGGTAATCGCCCTGGGCACTCGGACGTGCGTACCATCGTCAACCGATCCGGTTCTGCCGGCCTCGAGGTGCGCTCTCGGGGTCGCAACAGGAACCATTCTGAAGAATATTCCTCGCCCGTTTCGAGATTATTCTTCAATCACGACGAATTCCTGAACAGCCCTGTCCCCGTAACTATTTGTGATTATATGCGATAGATCTTTTTGCCATTTTGGCCCGGCCTGTGCTTAACCAGTCACAACTAGCCGGACACAGGCGTATCACCCACTACGGGAGAACCGAGGCCGGATCAATGGTCCGATCCAAGACACACAGCCGCTCGACATCGATCGCGGCGATTGCCCTGACGCTCGCCGCGGTCACCGTCGCCTCCGCCGCGGACCCGGGCGGGTCGAGCGACCCTGTCGACGCGCTCCGCGAATATGCGTCGGTCGTCGCCCGCTTCGCCATCGACACGCGCGCGGCCGCGGAACCCGACGGCAGCGTGGCTTCCTACGTCGCGTTGGCCGTCACGAGGAACGAGCGGATCCGGGCGGCCCTGGCCGACGTGACGTCGGCCAACGCGCGCATCCCCCAGGCGACGGCTCTGCCGGAGCCGCGCATCGGCGTCACCCAGTACCTCCAGTCCGTGGAGACCAGGGTCGGGCCCCAGGAAAGGGCCTATTCCATTTCACAGTCGTTCCCCTGGTTCGGAACGCTGTCCCTCCAGGGCGACATCGAGCGGCAGCGCGCCGCAGCGCTGCAGGCCGGGCTCGACGAGACGATCCTGGCGGTCATGGCGGATGTCGCGACGGCCTACCACGAGATCGCCTACCTGGAGGAGGCCATTGCGATCACCGGCCGCCACATCGCACTTTTGACGCAATGGGAGTCCATCGCGCGGGCGAGGTACGAGACCGGCGAGGGCCGCTACGCCGATGTGATCAAGGCGCAGGTCGAACTGGGCGTCCTCGGCGATCGCCAGGCCG from bacterium includes:
- a CDS encoding sensor histidine kinase, whose protein sequence is MQIIHDIDIDSGVVVTIRTRLPDLPGTRYTYVVVLVAIVTLLHYSTTMHLHAAHGIYRRLYYFPIILAAFRGGWPAGLITSLAACVIYVPHAFGRVGYDPGPALEKGLEMILYVSVGLVCGILVSRESRTLRTLARTAHRLEATLDEKSLMEGQLIRQARLASVGRLSAGLAHEIRNPLASIKAAAEIVADDTHRGDPQGWLLDIIKAETQRLNDVLTRFLAYARPTARNDVLIDLDAEVAEVVGLLRHPHGEVKIIHFTGVSPDWTLHGDREQIRQLLFNLIVNAIEAAGAGGTVSVSLAADERRLRCAVEDDGLGFSVDSLRNFGTPFYTTKTDGTGLGLAISHRIVEDHGGSIEVDESFRAGARIVIAFPRVVSRAPERRCERKP